A window of Pirellulales bacterium contains these coding sequences:
- a CDS encoding DUF433 domain-containing protein yields MKTDIAIIDKGRGPQLSTSRITVQDLVPYFQLNYSYDEILEIMPSLSVAEIQEVERYVEEHREEVLEEDRRIRERNATRRNPPQVEESRRRVREKWPALQKAYEKYCGQEPNGDGNLS; encoded by the coding sequence ATGAAAACCGATATCGCCATCATCGACAAAGGCCGTGGCCCACAGCTCTCTACGAGCCGCATCACCGTGCAGGATTTGGTGCCGTATTTCCAACTGAATTACAGTTACGATGAAATCCTGGAGATCATGCCATCGCTTTCCGTGGCCGAGATTCAAGAGGTCGAGCGGTATGTCGAAGAGCATCGCGAAGAGGTGCTGGAGGAGGACCGCCGGATTCGCGAGCGGAACGCCACCCGCCGAAACCCGCCGCAGGTCGAAGAAAGTCGGCGGCGTGTGCGCGAAAAATGGCCGGCTCTGCAGAAAGCCTACGAAAAATACTGCGGCCAGGAGCCGAATGGTGACGGGAATCTTAGCTGA
- a CDS encoding DUF5615 family PIN-like protein, which yields MTGILADANIEGHLDFLFDLLTSKAWIEFWQALGIRYATFKEIGLAADDTDDVVWQCCQNNGYVLITSNRNQKGAASLEATIRERATSDSLPVLTLADAERFRNDREYAERVVASLLEILLDMDCYRGAGRLYLP from the coding sequence GTGACGGGCATTCTGGCTGACGCTAATATCGAAGGGCATCTCGACTTCCTCTTCGATCTTCTCACATCGAAAGCGTGGATCGAATTTTGGCAGGCGCTTGGCATTCGCTACGCGACGTTCAAAGAAATCGGGCTTGCCGCTGACGACACTGACGATGTGGTCTGGCAATGCTGCCAGAATAATGGCTACGTGCTCATCACCAGCAATCGCAATCAAAAGGGCGCCGCCTCGCTGGAAGCAACGATCCGTGAACGAGCCACAAGCGACAGCCTGCCCGTGCTAACTTTGGCCGACGCGGAACGCTTCCGCAACGACCGGGAATACGCGGAACGGGTCGTCGCCTCGCTCCTTGAAATCCTGCTCGACATGGATTGCTATCGAGGCGCCGGACGACTTTACTTGCCATGA
- a CDS encoding DUF5615 family PIN-like protein: protein MVTGILADVNIEGHVDYLIDLAISDEWIEFWTFLELTYARFADVGLHDDASDSEIWRVCQEKGYLLITGNRNNDGPDSLESTIRSRGTADSLPVLTLADPERVRRDRLYAGGVVLSLMETLMDIDASRGAGRLYLP from the coding sequence ATGGTGACGGGAATCTTAGCTGACGTGAACATCGAAGGGCACGTTGACTATTTGATCGATCTTGCTATATCGGACGAGTGGATCGAGTTTTGGACGTTTCTCGAATTGACCTACGCGAGGTTTGCCGATGTCGGGCTGCATGATGACGCGAGCGATTCCGAAATCTGGCGAGTCTGCCAGGAAAAAGGCTACCTGCTCATTACCGGCAACAGAAATAACGATGGTCCAGACTCGCTCGAGTCTACAATTCGTAGCCGCGGGACCGCGGATAGCCTTCCGGTGCTGACACTTGCCGACCCCGAGCGCGTTCGCCGCGATCGACTATACGCCGGCGGGGTCGTTCTGTCGCTGATGGAGACCTTAATGGATATTGATGCCTCCCGTGGCGCGGGAAGATTGTATCTGCCGTGA
- a CDS encoding HNH endonuclease signature motif containing protein yields the protein MDIALSEFVWQRASDCCAYCRMPQAYDELPFEIDHIIAVQHGGKTVAGNLALACFADNHHKGPNLAGIDPMTRRRTWLFNPRRHKWDRHFRWNGPVLVGRTAIGRATIAVLGINSSHRVRHRAQLIAEGVFPPEVNERATD from the coding sequence ATGGACATCGCTCTAAGCGAGTTTGTATGGCAGCGCGCTAGCGACTGCTGCGCATACTGCCGGATGCCGCAGGCCTACGACGAGCTTCCGTTCGAGATCGACCACATCATCGCGGTACAGCACGGGGGCAAGACGGTTGCAGGCAACCTCGCGCTGGCGTGCTTTGCCGACAACCACCATAAAGGTCCGAATCTGGCAGGAATCGATCCGATGACCCGGCGGCGCACTTGGCTATTCAATCCCCGCCGCCACAAGTGGGACCGGCACTTCCGCTGGAACGGACCGGTGCTCGTCGGGCGCACGGCCATCGGCCGAGCGACCATTGCCGTGCTCGGCATCAACTCGTCCCATCGGGTTCGACATCGGGCGCAGCTCATCGCCGAAGGCGTGTTCCCGCCTGAGGTGAACGAGCGTGCCACGGATTGA